The following proteins are encoded in a genomic region of Diabrotica virgifera virgifera chromosome 1, PGI_DIABVI_V3a:
- the LOC126885947 gene encoding neuropeptide-like 4, with protein sequence MFKLVFIATLLALSVAGPAPEPKPAPVPEPKPAPKADPKAQFLAAPVVAAPAVAYSSAYVDAPLAYSSYVAAPVYSSAYSVYSPYAASYVYY encoded by the exons ATGTTTAAATTG GTATTCATCGCTACCCTTTTGGCTTTATCCGTAGCTGGACCAGCTCCAGAACCAAAGCCTGCTCCAGTTCCAGAACCAAAGCCTGCACCAAAAGCTGATCCAAAGGCTCAATTCTTAGCTGCTCCAGTTGTAGCTGCTCCTGCTGTAGCCTACTCCTCTGCGTACGTCGATGCACCTCTTGCCTATTCTAGTTACGTAGCTGCTCCTGTGTATTCCTCTGCGTATTCTGTATATTCACCATATGCCGCATCGTATGTGTATTATtag